One Myxosarcina sp. GI1 genomic window carries:
- the glgA gene encoding glycogen synthase GlgA, which produces MYVVQIASECAPVIKAGGLGDVVFGLSRELENQGHCVELILPMYDCMRYDHIWGLHDAYRDLFVPWYGGEIHCSVFCGWVHGRLCFFIQPHSDDRFFDRGYYYGGYDDPMRFAFFSKAALEFLLKSNKRPDIIHCHDWQTGLIPVMLYEMYQYYGMERQRVCYTIHNFRHQGVAGVEILHATGLNRESYYFHYDRLQDNFNPFAVNFMKGGVVYSNFINTVSPHHAWEARFTDVGYGLGHTLEIHQDRFSGILNGIDYNSWNPEADSLIPHAYSADDFSGKAKDKQALRDALLLQNSSKPIVAFIGRLDDQKGVHLVHHAIYYALGREAQFVLLGSGTSVDINNWFLHEKRFLNDNPDAHLEIGFNEELAHLIYAGADMMVVPSKFEPCGLTQLISLKYGTIPIVRGVGGLLSTVFDRDYDLNHAPEKRNGYVFYQTDYNALESAMERAIGLYYGYPKEFEKLMQQGMEYDYSWQHSVKQYENAYDFIRYK; this is translated from the coding sequence ATGTACGTCGTACAGATTGCTTCTGAATGCGCTCCCGTAATTAAAGCAGGCGGTTTAGGAGATGTAGTTTTTGGTCTGAGTAGAGAATTAGAAAACCAAGGACATTGTGTCGAGCTAATTTTACCCATGTATGACTGTATGAGATACGACCATATTTGGGGACTTCACGATGCCTATCGCGATCTATTCGTACCTTGGTATGGTGGAGAAATTCACTGTTCGGTATTTTGCGGTTGGGTTCATGGCAGGCTGTGTTTCTTTATTCAACCCCATAGTGACGATCGCTTTTTCGATCGCGGTTACTACTACGGCGGATATGACGATCCGATGCGCTTTGCTTTTTTTAGCAAGGCAGCTTTGGAATTTTTGCTCAAAAGCAATAAGCGACCAGATATTATTCACTGTCATGATTGGCAGACTGGTTTGATTCCAGTGATGCTATACGAAATGTATCAGTATTATGGCATGGAACGACAGCGGGTTTGCTATACCATTCACAACTTCAGACATCAGGGTGTGGCAGGAGTCGAAATTTTGCACGCTACGGGCTTAAATCGCGAGTCGTATTACTTTCACTACGACCGCTTGCAAGATAATTTTAATCCCTTTGCCGTCAACTTTATGAAAGGCGGGGTAGTGTACTCCAACTTTATCAATACCGTTTCGCCTCACCACGCTTGGGAGGCACGTTTTACCGATGTTGGCTATGGTTTGGGACATACTTTAGAAATTCATCAAGATAGATTTTCTGGTATTCTTAACGGTATAGATTACAACAGTTGGAATCCCGAAGCCGATAGCCTCATTCCTCACGCCTACAGTGCCGACGATTTTTCGGGAAAAGCCAAAGATAAACAAGCTTTGCGAGATGCTCTACTACTGCAAAATTCCTCTAAGCCAATAGTTGCTTTTATCGGTCGTTTGGACGATCAAAAAGGCGTACATCTGGTGCATCATGCTATATATTATGCTCTCGGACGCGAAGCGCAATTTGTTTTATTGGGTTCGGGAACTTCGGTAGATATTAACAATTGGTTTTTACATGAAAAACGTTTTCTTAACGATAATCCCGACGCTCATTTAGAAATTGGTTTTAATGAAGAGCTAGCACATCTAATTTATGCTGGTGCAGATATGATGGTGGTTCCGAGTAAATTTGAACCTTGTGGACTGACTCAATTAATTAGCTTAAAATACGGCACTATTCCTATCGTTCGGGGAGTAGGCGGTTTACTGAGTACGGTTTTTGATCGCGATTACGATTTAAACCACGCACCTGAAAAACGCAACGGCTATGTTTTTTATCAAACCGACTACAACGCTTTAGAATCAGCTATGGAAAGAGCGATCGGTTTGTACTACGGATATCCTAAAGAATTTGAAAAACTAATGCAACAAGGTATGGAATACGATTATTCTTGGCAACATTCTGTCAAACAATATGAGAATGCTTACGATTTTATTCGTTATAAGTAG
- a CDS encoding YcjF family protein, translating to MTDKETSPVDREKNPLEQVIENTWSLVEATMEVAGSIGNLTEQAAIESQKLLEHATDQTGKTLQAIADNPLLKGIDRTFGLDWLMTLLGKVDTKEVKATVDSLKTRYPQETPSQIAHRLIVEKTWQAGRLGLITNIIPPVAAILLGVELIATTKLQSKMVYEIAAAYGLDLDEPARRGEVLAIFGLSLGGNFLKTGLSLVEIIPGIGAVVGASSDAALLYVLGRTACRFYEGKYQPFGDKGTTKAWEEQTSADWNSAIAQSQIMDGILAHMVRTTYPDRSWSNLPEISETITPAIQEMATNIQNIEPFESLLAKLAPDFAPVVLSRCYAIARTNGEITPEEQAIIDAIALKFELDVRQLTETNSE from the coding sequence ATGACAGACAAAGAAACATCACCAGTTGATAGAGAAAAAAACCCTCTCGAACAAGTAATTGAAAATACCTGGAGTTTGGTTGAAGCAACTATGGAAGTGGCTGGTTCTATCGGCAATCTTACCGAACAGGCAGCGATAGAGTCTCAAAAGCTTTTAGAACACGCTACCGACCAGACAGGAAAAACCTTACAGGCAATAGCAGACAATCCTTTGCTCAAAGGAATCGATCGCACCTTTGGTTTGGACTGGCTGATGACTTTGCTGGGCAAGGTAGATACTAAAGAAGTAAAAGCTACAGTCGATAGTTTAAAAACTCGATATCCGCAAGAAACACCCAGCCAAATTGCCCATCGTTTAATCGTAGAAAAAACCTGGCAAGCAGGACGATTGGGACTAATAACTAATATTATTCCGCCCGTAGCTGCAATTTTACTCGGTGTAGAATTAATTGCCACTACTAAACTGCAATCAAAGATGGTCTATGAGATTGCTGCAGCTTACGGTTTGGATCTCGACGAACCCGCTAGAAGAGGTGAAGTTCTAGCAATTTTTGGCTTATCTTTGGGTGGTAATTTTTTAAAAACTGGTTTGAGTTTGGTAGAAATTATTCCAGGAATTGGTGCGGTTGTGGGAGCTTCTAGCGATGCAGCATTGCTCTATGTTTTAGGTAGAACCGCCTGTCGCTTTTACGAAGGTAAGTATCAGCCTTTTGGTGATAAAGGAACGACTAAAGCCTGGGAAGAGCAAACTAGCGCCGACTGGAATTCAGCGATCGCGCAGTCACAAATTATGGATGGTATTTTGGCTCACATGGTAAGAACTACATATCCAGATCGCTCTTGGTCGAATCTTCCTGAAATTAGCGAAACTATTACTCCTGCAATTCAAGAAATGGCAACGAATATACAAAATATCGAACCTTTTGAGTCTTTGCTTGCCAAACTTGCTCCCGACTTTGCTCCTGTAGTATTGAGCAGATGCTATGCGATCGCTCGCACCAACGGTGAAATTACTCCAGAAGAACAGGCAATTATTGATGCGATCGCACTTAAATTTGAACTCGACGTACGGCAGTTGACAGAGACTAATAGCGAGTAG
- a CDS encoding NblA/ycf18 family protein, with protein sequence MDNNFLNLKQSTELSLEQQFQMKIFEQSTQLMSHEQALSLLMEASKLLMVKDNIIRELMKQNLSSY encoded by the coding sequence ATGGACAACAACTTTTTGAACCTAAAACAAAGTACCGAGCTAAGTTTGGAACAACAGTTTCAAATGAAAATATTCGAGCAGTCTACGCAGCTCATGTCTCACGAACAGGCTCTGTCTTTATTGATGGAAGCTTCCAAGTTATTAATGGTCAAAGATAATATTATCAGAGAGTTAATGAAGCAAAACTTATCTAGCTACTAG
- a CDS encoding glycosyltransferase translates to MLPNKRGKIALISVHGDPAIDVGKEEAGGQNVYVRQVGEALSRLGWQVDMFTRRSDAQQEKIVEHNSNCRTIRLTAGPAEFIERQKIYNYVSDFVSAFFDFQHETKTIYPIIHTNYWLSAAVGKEIRQRQQVKTFHTYHSLGAVKYKSVTTIPMIASTRLNIEKKCLENSDVVVATSPQEKQHMQTLVSTKGNIDIVPCGTDIDIFGKVSRNESREKLDIDSDAKVVFYAGRFDPRKGIETLVRAVGKLDLERYANFKLIIAGGSTSGQKDGREKERIEGIVRELELETVTTFVGQLEHSTLASYYAAADVCVVPSHYEPFGLVAIEAMAAGTPVVASAVGGLQYTVVDRETGFLAPPKNEEAFANAISRILDDSQERDRLGKAAKKRVKSQFSWTGVAKQLDELYLEELGRLHQEFLTSNVVS, encoded by the coding sequence ATGTTACCTAACAAAAGAGGCAAAATAGCTCTTATTTCCGTTCACGGAGATCCAGCTATTGACGTTGGCAAAGAAGAAGCTGGCGGACAAAACGTATACGTAAGACAAGTAGGAGAAGCTTTGTCGCGTTTGGGATGGCAAGTAGATATGTTTACTCGTCGAAGCGATGCTCAACAAGAAAAAATTGTCGAACACAATTCTAACTGTCGCACCATTCGTTTGACTGCTGGTCCTGCTGAATTTATCGAACGCCAAAAAATCTATAACTACGTTTCAGACTTCGTTAGTGCTTTTTTTGATTTTCAGCATGAAACTAAAACTATATATCCTATAATTCACACTAATTACTGGCTTTCGGCTGCTGTAGGTAAAGAAATTAGGCAGCGTCAGCAAGTCAAAACATTTCACACCTATCATTCTTTGGGTGCGGTCAAGTACAAATCAGTCACTACAATTCCAATGATTGCTAGTACCCGCCTAAATATTGAGAAAAAGTGTTTAGAAAATTCTGATGTTGTGGTGGCAACATCACCGCAAGAAAAACAGCACATGCAAACTTTGGTTTCGACTAAAGGTAATATTGATATTGTTCCTTGCGGTACCGATATTGATATTTTTGGCAAGGTGTCTCGTAATGAATCAAGAGAAAAATTAGACATCGATTCTGATGCTAAAGTTGTTTTTTATGCAGGACGTTTCGATCCCCGTAAAGGAATAGAAACCTTAGTCAGGGCTGTCGGTAAATTAGATCTAGAAAGGTACGCCAACTTTAAACTAATTATTGCAGGCGGTAGCACTTCAGGACAAAAAGATGGTAGAGAAAAAGAAAGAATTGAAGGTATCGTCAGAGAACTAGAATTAGAAACAGTTACTACTTTCGTCGGTCAACTAGAACATTCAACATTAGCATCATATTACGCAGCAGCTGACGTTTGCGTAGTTCCCAGTCATTACGAACCCTTTGGTCTGGTGGCGATCGAGGCAATGGCTGCTGGTACTCCTGTAGTAGCTTCTGCTGTAGGTGGATTGCAATACACTGTAGTCGATAGAGAAACAGGTTTTCTCGCACCACCAAAAAATGAAGAAGCTTTTGCTAATGCTATTTCTCGTATTCTCGACGATTCTCAGGAGCGCGATCGCCTGGGTAAAGCTGCTAAGAAAAGAGTTAAGTCTCAGTTTAGCTGGACTGGAGTAGCCAAGCAGTTAGATGAACTCTATTTAGAAGAATTGGGAAGATTACATCAAGAGTTTTTAACTAGTAATGTAGTCAGTTGA
- a CDS encoding glycosyltransferase, with the protein MTVNETKPRTIQPKMATVLSIAVVLIAAILALLWAAGLGAIDDIFAYLNLLQEQPPVWVEAPMVMGKFLLAPAIILFITVFVITKISDKPRTWSRVLLIVILLCLTIRYLLWRSLSTLNLSNPIDGTFSITLFALEMLMLFSSSLQLFLMLRFKNRQPEAERLSVQVKDGTFNPTVDILIPTYDEPEFILRRTVIGCQAINYERKKVYLLDDTQRPQVARLAKDLGCQYITRPNNAHAKAGNLNHALPLTRGEFIVVFDADFVPTQNFLHRTLGFFQDEKLALLQTPQSFYNTDPIARNLGLEDILTPEEEVFYRQLQPIKDGAGSVVCAGTSFVVRRQALESIGGFVTDSLSEDYFTGIRLSARGYRLAYLDEKLSAGLAAENISAHAMQRLRWARGTLQAFFIKSNPLTIPGLNPLQRLAHFEGLLHWFTSIATVFFLLMPLAYAFLNVIPIRATTDEFLYFFLPYYLTQITVFSWLNYRSRSAILSGIYSLVLAFPLAVTVVKVMLNPFSKGFKVTPKGTKSDRFSFNWNLAFPLIILFIFNALSFWSNLYACAISAIHNSFQLTEQMRGLNLGWIWSIYNLVTIGAALLILLDVPKPDLHEWFRLRRTVKLEVETPTGKQEYWGVTTLISEVGADISITQSGLTKLSKGETLPANILILEEKIAITGVITAVALGQDFLNVKILFEHLSVSEERKLIAILFCRPGQWKRRNTPGELRSLWLLLRILLRPRVLFGRNPEINGIHVSQI; encoded by the coding sequence ATGACCGTAAATGAAACCAAGCCCAGAACAATACAGCCTAAAATGGCTACTGTTCTGTCTATTGCAGTTGTTTTAATTGCTGCAATTCTAGCCTTACTCTGGGCTGCTGGATTGGGAGCTATTGACGATATTTTTGCTTATTTAAATTTGCTGCAAGAACAGCCTCCCGTTTGGGTAGAAGCACCTATGGTAATGGGAAAATTCTTGCTTGCACCTGCAATTATTTTATTTATAACTGTCTTTGTAATTACTAAAATTTCTGATAAACCTCGTACTTGGTCGAGAGTATTATTAATTGTAATTTTGTTATGTTTGACTATTCGCTATTTATTGTGGCGATCGCTTTCAACTCTCAATTTAAGTAATCCTATAGACGGAACTTTTAGTATTACTTTGTTTGCTTTAGAAATGCTGATGCTTTTTAGTAGTAGCCTACAGTTATTTTTAATGCTTAGATTTAAAAATCGTCAGCCAGAAGCCGAACGTTTATCGGTGCAGGTAAAAGATGGTACGTTTAATCCCACTGTAGATATTTTAATTCCTACTTATGACGAGCCAGAATTTATTTTGCGGCGTACCGTAATCGGCTGTCAGGCTATAAATTACGAGCGTAAAAAAGTTTATTTATTAGACGATACTCAAAGACCTCAAGTTGCCCGACTGGCAAAAGACTTGGGCTGTCAATATATAACTCGTCCGAATAACGCTCATGCTAAAGCGGGAAATCTCAATCATGCCCTGCCTCTAACCAGAGGAGAGTTTATAGTTGTTTTTGATGCGGATTTTGTACCAACACAAAATTTTCTACACCGTACTTTAGGTTTTTTTCAAGATGAAAAGCTGGCTCTACTGCAAACTCCTCAAAGCTTTTATAATACCGATCCCATTGCTCGCAACTTAGGTTTAGAAGATATTTTGACTCCAGAAGAAGAGGTATTTTATCGCCAACTACAACCAATTAAAGATGGTGCGGGGAGCGTAGTTTGTGCGGGGACTTCTTTTGTGGTGCGTCGTCAAGCTTTAGAGTCTATTGGCGGTTTTGTTACCGACTCTTTAAGTGAAGATTACTTTACGGGAATTAGATTATCGGCTAGAGGCTATCGCTTGGCTTACCTGGATGAAAAACTAAGTGCGGGTTTAGCTGCTGAAAACATTTCCGCTCATGCTATGCAAAGATTGCGCTGGGCGAGGGGAACTTTACAGGCATTTTTTATTAAGTCTAATCCTTTAACTATTCCTGGATTAAATCCTTTGCAAAGACTGGCTCATTTTGAAGGTTTGTTGCACTGGTTTACCAGTATCGCTACCGTATTTTTTCTTTTAATGCCTTTAGCTTATGCGTTTTTAAATGTAATTCCCATTCGAGCTACAACAGACGAATTTTTGTATTTCTTTTTACCTTACTATCTGACTCAAATAACCGTTTTTTCATGGCTGAATTATCGATCGCGTTCGGCAATATTATCGGGTATTTATAGTTTGGTTTTAGCTTTTCCGTTAGCTGTTACCGTAGTTAAAGTTATGCTCAATCCTTTTTCTAAAGGCTTTAAAGTCACACCTAAAGGCACTAAAAGCGATCGCTTTTCTTTTAATTGGAATTTAGCTTTTCCTTTAATAATATTATTTATTTTTAATGCTCTTAGTTTTTGGTCAAATCTGTATGCTTGTGCAATTTCGGCAATACACAATTCTTTTCAGCTTACAGAACAAATGCGGGGTTTAAATCTAGGCTGGATTTGGAGTATTTATAACCTAGTTACTATTGGTGCAGCTTTATTAATTTTGCTAGATGTACCCAAACCAGATTTACATGAGTGGTTTAGGTTGAGACGAACGGTAAAACTAGAAGTGGAAACGCCAACGGGAAAACAAGAATATTGGGGAGTAACTACTTTAATCTCGGAAGTAGGTGCAGATATTTCTATAACTCAGTCGGGTCTGACAAAATTGAGTAAAGGAGAAACTTTACCTGCAAATATATTAATTTTAGAAGAAAAAATTGCTATTACAGGAGTGATTACGGCAGTCGCTCTAGGTCAAGATTTTTTAAATGTCAAAATTCTTTTCGAGCACCTGAGCGTGAGTGAGGAAAGGAAGCTAATCGCTATTCTATTTTGTCGTCCTGGTCAGTGGAAGCGACGCAATACACCAGGCGAGTTACGTTCTTTGTGGTTGTTGCTTAGAATTTTACTACGCCCTAGAGTTTTATTCGGTCGTAATCCAGAGATTAACGGTATTCATGTCTCGCAAATTTAG
- a CDS encoding TIGR04283 family arsenosugar biosynthesis glycosyltransferase, which produces MSSEISIIIPTLNEENSLKRTLNNLTLLDPPPKEIIVVDGGSQDNTLNIARQADVSLLISKQAGRSIQMNLGAKAAAGDILCFLHADTLVPDDLMVVIEKTLKNPDLAGGGFISLMNGQQHTRWGVSLHNYLKTYYAPLIFRPHLFFKGLRILFGDQVIFCRRSDFWHCGGYDEKLSIMEDADICIKLLPYGRICLVNRIVQSSDRRVAKWGFLKANIIYLFIGCLWGVGVSATYLKQFYNEIR; this is translated from the coding sequence ATGTCTTCAGAAATTTCGATTATTATTCCGACTTTAAACGAAGAAAATTCTTTAAAAAGAACTTTAAATAATCTAACTCTGTTAGACCCCCCTCCCAAGGAAATTATAGTTGTAGACGGAGGTAGTCAAGATAATACGTTAAACATTGCTCGTCAAGCGGACGTTTCATTGTTAATTTCCAAACAAGCAGGTCGCTCGATACAAATGAACCTGGGTGCCAAAGCAGCCGCAGGAGATATTCTTTGTTTTCTTCATGCCGATACTTTAGTACCTGACGATTTAATGGTAGTAATCGAAAAAACGCTAAAAAACCCCGATCTTGCTGGAGGCGGTTTTATTTCGCTAATGAACGGGCAACAGCACACTCGCTGGGGAGTTTCTTTACACAATTACTTAAAAACTTACTACGCACCCTTAATATTTCGACCCCACTTGTTTTTTAAAGGTCTACGAATTTTGTTTGGCGACCAGGTAATATTTTGTCGTCGCAGTGATTTTTGGCATTGTGGTGGTTATGACGAAAAATTATCAATTATGGAAGATGCAGATATTTGCATCAAACTGTTGCCATACGGCAGAATTTGTTTGGTAAACCGTATCGTCCAATCTAGCGATCGCCGCGTAGCTAAATGGGGTTTTCTAAAAGCTAATATTATCTATCTCTTTATCGGTTGCTTATGGGGTGTTGGTGTTTCTGCAACCTATCTCAAACAATTTTACAATGAAATTCGCTGA
- a CDS encoding DUF456 domain-containing protein, whose translation MDLITVYWLVLAMMIVGVIGAIIPGLPGSSIILSAILIWSVATNFAGVGWPLILIFIVLILSAVVEYLALYFGVKRAGASKWSQFGAIAGMVLGFFGFLPALPLGGPLIGVLLGAILGAFIGEYLYRSNLDGNNRLRQAFKASMGVVVASIVGNVIEAILAALAVVIFVLSTWSLVHLGQ comes from the coding sequence ATGGACTTAATTACTGTTTACTGGCTCGTGTTAGCGATGATGATTGTAGGAGTCATCGGTGCGATTATTCCTGGACTTCCAGGCAGCAGTATCATTCTGAGTGCAATTTTAATTTGGAGTGTCGCTACCAACTTTGCAGGTGTGGGCTGGCCCTTAATTTTAATTTTTATCGTCTTAATTTTGAGTGCGGTAGTAGAGTATCTGGCACTTTATTTTGGAGTTAAACGAGCGGGTGCGAGTAAATGGAGTCAGTTTGGTGCGATTGCTGGTATGGTTTTGGGCTTTTTTGGTTTTTTACCTGCCTTACCATTAGGAGGACCATTAATTGGAGTGCTGCTGGGTGCAATTTTAGGTGCATTTATTGGTGAATATCTCTATCGCAGTAACCTTGACGGTAACAACAGATTGAGACAAGCATTTAAAGCTAGTATGGGTGTAGTAGTCGCTTCAATTGTTGGCAACGTTATTGAGGCAATTTTAGCTGCATTAGCTGTAGTTATCTTTGTTCTTAGTACTTGGTCTTTAGTTCATCTGGGTCAATGA
- a CDS encoding M48 family metalloprotease, with translation MGRLLIRLGIGLIFAVFGLFSYFTNVTDNPITGEKQRIQLSPQQEIVIGKESSAEMAQQYGGLAVDNILQQYIDKVGNSVITSSTAKSAPYPFEFHLLRDRQTINAFALPGGQIFITQALLSRLNSEAQLAGVLGHEVGHVVARHGAEHLARQQLGTVLVNAIGIAASEDPSDGRQAAIIAQVVNQMVNLKYDRDDELESDRLGLRFMTEAGYSPQGLLELMEILNSANGSGGQPEFLSTHPNPDNRVEQLVALINENYPQGIPKSLIEGRQNFTQLVSPRL, from the coding sequence GTGGGACGCTTACTAATTCGTTTGGGTATCGGATTGATTTTTGCTGTTTTTGGATTGTTTAGTTACTTTACCAACGTTACCGATAATCCTATTACTGGCGAAAAACAACGAATACAGCTTTCTCCCCAACAAGAAATAGTTATTGGCAAAGAATCTAGCGCCGAAATGGCACAGCAGTATGGAGGACTGGCTGTGGATAATATTTTGCAGCAATATATAGATAAGGTAGGTAATAGCGTAATTACTAGTTCTACTGCCAAATCCGCTCCCTATCCTTTTGAATTTCACCTTTTGCGCGATCGCCAAACTATCAATGCTTTCGCGCTTCCTGGAGGACAGATATTTATTACCCAGGCTTTATTAAGTCGCCTTAATTCTGAAGCTCAACTTGCAGGCGTTTTGGGTCATGAGGTAGGTCATGTAGTTGCCAGACACGGCGCAGAACATTTAGCCAGACAGCAGTTAGGAACGGTTTTAGTTAATGCTATAGGTATAGCAGCCAGTGAAGATCCCAGCGACGGCAGACAAGCAGCTATTATCGCCCAGGTAGTCAATCAAATGGTCAATCTAAAATACGATCGAGATGACGAACTTGAAAGCGATCGCCTGGGTTTACGCTTTATGACTGAGGCAGGATATAGTCCCCAGGGTTTATTAGAATTAATGGAAATTCTCAATTCTGCTAATGGTTCTGGCGGGCAACCTGAATTTCTCAGCACACATCCCAATCCTGATAACAGAGTAGAGCAACTGGTAGCGTTAATTAATGAGAATTATCCTCAAGGGATTCCCAAATCTTTAATCGAAGGAAGACAAAATTTTACTCAGTTGGTATCTCCCCGTCTTTAA
- a CDS encoding DUF6658 family protein, producing MQKIANFSKKLRLSKLLTTFVLGIVILFTTACNSGNDLGARPENPPVQLGGQNNPHKGGGDDYTQYKVPTDPRLETDDRASLLQPLETAIATDIPDKTDEGLLYPNTTSSKSLYSNDDFVSPERKKELLDPKQIPAPKQQPNLDRSDPNARLLEKTGQMFEDASDFLPDLN from the coding sequence ATGCAAAAAATAGCTAATTTTTCTAAAAAATTGCGCCTAAGTAAACTATTAACCACTTTCGTCTTAGGAATAGTTATATTATTTACTACAGCTTGTAATAGCGGTAATGATTTAGGTGCGCGTCCTGAAAATCCTCCAGTTCAGTTAGGCGGACAAAACAACCCTCATAAAGGTGGTGGCGATGACTATACTCAGTATAAAGTTCCTACCGATCCCAGATTAGAAACAGACGATCGCGCTAGTTTGCTACAGCCTCTAGAAACTGCGATCGCCACAGATATTCCCGACAAAACTGATGAAGGCTTATTGTATCCCAATACAACTTCTTCTAAATCTTTATATAGTAATGATGATTTTGTCAGTCCCGAACGCAAAAAAGAGTTATTAGATCCCAAGCAAATTCCCGCACCCAAACAACAACCCAATCTCGATCGCTCCGATCCAAATGCCCGACTCTTAGAAAAAACAGGGCAAATGTTTGAAGATGCTTCGGACTTTTTACCCGATCTCAACTAA
- a CDS encoding DNA-3-methyladenine glycosylase, whose translation MTENNKSEITNKLAIVSNLDIGLQELIQRDRDLAQIVNTLGKPPNWQRQPGFATLIQIILEQQVSLTSAKAAYDRLRATVEPLTPENFLTLDALQLRAVGFSRQKSNYALELASAIVSGRLNLNELQKLDDWLIRSELTKIKGIGNWTVDMYLMMALQRPDVFPVGDLAVAVAVQRIKNLATRPKPVELLSIAEAWRPWRAIATKILWHYYLNNK comes from the coding sequence GTGACTGAGAATAACAAAAGCGAAATTACCAATAAGCTAGCAATCGTATCAAACTTGGACATAGGTTTGCAAGAACTAATTCAACGCGATCGCGATTTAGCTCAAATTGTCAACACGTTAGGTAAACCACCAAACTGGCAGAGACAGCCTGGCTTTGCCACTTTAATTCAAATTATTTTAGAACAGCAGGTTTCTCTAACTTCTGCCAAGGCAGCATACGATCGCCTTCGCGCTACAGTCGAACCTCTAACCCCAGAAAACTTTTTGACTTTAGATGCCCTTCAGCTTCGAGCAGTTGGTTTCAGTCGGCAAAAAAGTAATTACGCTCTTGAGTTAGCAAGTGCTATTGTTAGCGGTCGGTTAAATTTGAACGAACTTCAAAAATTAGATGATTGGTTAATTAGAAGCGAGTTGACGAAAATCAAAGGAATTGGCAACTGGACGGTAGATATGTATTTAATGATGGCTCTACAACGTCCCGACGTTTTTCCAGTAGGTGATTTGGCTGTAGCCGTCGCAGTACAGAGAATCAAAAACTTGGCTACTAGACCCAAACCAGTAGAATTGTTATCAATTGCTGAGGCTTGGCGACCCTGGAGAGCGATTGCCACTAAGATTTTATGGCACTACTATTTAAATAATAAATAG